The region AGCCCCAGGTCAGTCCTTCGAGAAGGGAGCTGGAAGCCAGGCGGTTCGCCCCGTGAATCCCGGTGCAGGATACTTCGCCCACGGCATACAGCCGGCGGATTGTTGTCTGTCCCTCCGTGTTGGAAAGGACTCCCCCGCAAAAATAATGAGCGGCAGGAACGACCGGTATCGGTTCCCGGCTGATGTCGATGCCGTACTTCTGACATTCCCGGTAAATCGTTGGGAAACGTTCCTGTATGGAAATCGATCCTTTGTAATGACTGGCAAGATCGAGGAGAACACATTCCTCCCCCCGCAGGGTCATTTCCTCAAGGATCGCCCTGGCAACGACATCCCGTGGAGCAAGATCCTGGAGCTCAGGATCATACCGTTCCATAAAAGGTTCACCCGACAGGTTAATCAGTCGGGCGCCCTCCCCCCGAAGGGATTCGGAGATAAGGAATCGATCGGCTCCGGTGCGATAGAGTGCTGTGGGGTGAAACTGAACATATTCGGTATTGAGAAGATAGGCACCGGCTCGTGATGCCATGACCATCCCCTGGCCGATACTTCCGGGCCAGTTGGTTGTGTGGCTGTAGAGGTGGCCGCATCCTCCGGTAGCCAGGACCACCGCGTTAGAAAAGGCGGCAATAACCTCCCGGGTACCATTATGAAAAAGATAGACTCCCACACATTCATTTTCCAGGTTGTACTTGAATTCATAGCTCGTGGAATGGTGGCGGATCGTTAGAAGATCGATGGCTGTCAGGTCTGTCACCAGGTCGATATTGGGATGATTTTTGACGGCGTTCAGCATGACCTGTTCAATAGCCTTCCCCGTATAATCCGCGACATGGATGATCCTGGGGCAGCTGTGGGCGCCCTCCGAGGTCAGGTGAAGGTGCCCGCCGTTTTCCGTGTCAAAGGGAACTTTGAGGTCCCGGATCAGAAGTGATTCCACGACATCAGGACCATGTTTGGCCAGAAAGTCCACGGCAGGCCGGTGACAGATGTCTGCTCCGGCATGCATGATGTCCTGAGCGAGAAGGGCAGAGGAGTCTCCTGAACCCCGGAAAATAATCCCACCCTGGGCCATAACCGAATTTGTCGCCAGAGGATCGGAGTTTTTCGTTACGCAGAGCACGTTGAGGCCATGACGACCCAGTGTGAGAGCTGTGGTAAGTCCGGAGATTCCTGTCCCAAGGACAATTACGTCATAGATGCAGCGATTTTTGAGGTTCACCATGGTCAGGAGGTCACTTCCCTGAATTCTTTTGCATAAATTCCAGGGTCGAAACCTGCAGGGAGAGGTCAAGGATGGGAGCGGAGTGGGTCAGGGCGCCAACGGAGATGAACTGGATTCCTGTGGAGGCAATGGCCCGCACGGTTTGAAGGTTTACTCCCCCGGAGACTTCCAGGGGAACCTTTCCTCTCGTTAAGGATACAGCCTGTTTCATTGTCTCCAGGTCAAAGTTGTCCAGCATGATGCGATCGACTCCCATGGTCAGGGCAAGTTTCAGCTCTTCCATATTGGTAACTTCAACAACCAGGGGTTTTTTGTTGGAACCCCTGTGATCTTTCACTGCCTGGATGGCCTTGTCAATACCTCCGGACACCCGCACGTGATTTTCCTTTATGAGGTACTCATCGTAAGCACCCATCCGGTGGTTTTTACCTCCCCCCACACGAACCGCGTATTTTTCAAGAAGCCTCCAGCCCGGCGTAGTCTTCCGCGTGTCGAGGAGGGTCACATTCTGAGCCTGCATCGTCGTGACAAATTTTCGTGTCAGAGTTGCGATTCCCGAAAGGTGCTGAAGAAAATTCAGTGCAACTCTCTCAGCCGACAGGATTCCTGTGCCGGAACCTTCGACTACCGCGATGGCCTGGTCAGTCTGGACAACTTCTCCGTCTTTGGCCTGGGGCGCTACGGAGATACTGGCCATACGATAGGTGAAAATATAGGGAAGGAGGGGGAGGCCGCAGATGACGCCGGGCTGCTTTGCGACGATTCGTGCAACGATGTTGTCACCGGGATGGCAGGTGGCCTCCGCGGTGATATCGGGCATATCTTCCCCGAAAGCCAGTGGGAGGAGGGATTCAAGGGATTCAAGGAGGGCAAACTTCTGACTCATTGAAATATTGTACCACTCGAAGGGAAGAAAATACGATCTTGAAACCGTACGGCCCGAATGCCGTATAATGGTCATATTGCACCCTGATCAAGGAGGTTTGAATGCGTCGTATACTCTTCGTATTCGCGCTCCTTCTCATGGGGAGCCTGCTCATTGCTGGCGCCTTTCAGGAGATGGAGCAATCGGTAACCGAATTCACCTTGGATAACGGGCTGAAGGTAATTCTCTTCGAGAATCATCAAGCGCCTGTCATCTCCATGGTGACCTACGTCAATGTTGGAAGTGCCAACGAAAAACCGGGTATTACCGGGATCGCCCACATTTTCGAACACATGGCATTTAAGGGAACCCACAACATCGGAACGTCGGACCCTGCCAAGGAAATGGAAGCGATGAAGAAAGTCGACGAGGCCTTCTATGCCTGGAAAGCCGAGTATGACAAAGGCGACCTCAAGGACAGCGCCAAGCTCGACGAATTAAAAAGCACCCTCGAGGAAGCAAAAAAGAATGCCAAGGAATATGTTGTATCCAATGAGTTTAATGAATTAGTGGAGCGTGAAGGCTGTTCCGGTCTCAACGCCTACACATCCTGGGATAATACTGCTTATTTTTACAACTTCCCCTCCAATAAGCTGGAGCTCTGGGCATACATGGAGTCCGAGCGTTTCTTGAATCCCCGCCTGCGCGAATTCTATTCGGAGAAAGACGTCGTGATGGAAGAGCGCAGGATGCGGACCGAATCAAGCCCGACAGGCCGGATGATTGAAGAATTCATCGCGATGGCCTACATCGCCCACCCCTACCATAATCCCGTCGTGGGCTGGATGTCCGATCTTATGACGATTACCCGCGCCGAGGCTCAGAACTGGTACGAGAATTACTACCAGCCCAACAACATGGTTGTTGCCATTGCGGGAGACGTTTTTCCCAGGGAAGCCAGGCCCATTATCGAAAAGTGGTTCGGTAGACTTCCGACCCGCCCCACTCCCGAACCGGTGGAGACCGTGGAGCCTCCGCAGAGGGGAGAGCGGCGGGAGATCATGGAAGATCCCTCGCAGCCCTTTGCCATTATTGGGTACCACAAGGGCGACTTCAACCATCCCGATGAATCGGTCTTTAACGCGATCACCGATATCATGGGGAATGGAAGAACCAGTCGTCTTTATAAGCGGCTTGTCCGAGATGACAAGATCGCCCTGGCTGCCGGAGCCTTCACCGGGATTCCCGGACAGAAGTTCCCCGGCCTCTTTATTTTTTACGGACTCCCCATGCAGGGCCACACCAATGATGAGGTGGAAAGTGTCATGTATGAGGAAATTGAGAAGATGAAGAATGAACCTGTTTCCGATGAAGAACTGAATCGTGTGAAAACCCGTGCCAAAGGTGATTTTCTGCGGGAGCTCCAATCCAATTCCGGTGTTGCTCACCAGCTGGCCTTCTATCAGACGATCACCGGGGACTGGCGGGATATGTTCTCCGAGCTGGAACAAATCGATAAAGTCACCAAGGACGACATCATGCGGGTGGCCAAGGAGTATTTCACCAGGACGAATCGGACCGTTGTCTTTCTCCAACCCGCGAAGGACGGAGGTGAATCATGAGACGGGTCCTTCTTTTCGCCTTCATCACGTTGATGGCATTTTCTCTTCTGGCTGTCGTACCTCAGGAATTTACAAAGCTTTCGGATAATGCTCCGGAACTTCGTCCCCTGAAAACGCCGGATGTTCAGCAGATCACGCTGAAAAACGGCCTCAGGATCATGCTGGTGGAAGACCACCGTCTTCCCCTCGTGTCTGGACGTCTCATGTACCGTGGCGGCAGTGTTTTTGATCCTGCCGACAAGGCCGGCCTTGCTGGTATTGCAACGGAAGTTATGAGAACCGGCGGAACCGAAGCTGTAACCGGAGATGATCTGAGCGAAATGCTGGAAAGCATGTCGGCCAGCGTCGAAGCCTTTGCCTCGAGCGAATCGGCCTATGTCTCCTTCAACTGCCTCAGTGAAAACTTCACCCAGGTCCTGGATATTTTCCGGGATATCGTTTTAAATCCTGCCTTTCGTGAGGATAAGATACAGCTGGCCAAAGATCAGATCAAAAGCGCCATATCCCGAAGAAATGACGAGGCTCAGGAAATCCTTTCCAGAGAATTTCCCCGCCTTCTCTACGGGAAGGATAATCCTTATGTCGCTATCGAGGAATACGCCACGGTGGATGCCATAACAAGGGACGACCTTGTGGCCTATCACCAGCGCTTTTTCTTCCCCTCCAACGGAATTCTTGCAATCTGGGGGGATATCGATGCCAAGGCGGTTGCCAAGACTCTGAAAGAAAGCTTTAAGGGATGGGAAGATAACGGCCGAAAGGTTGCCAGCTACCCGAAGATGAAGTACGACCTTACACCCGGTGTCTATTTTTCCCACAAGGACGGCGTGAATCAGAGCTACATCGAGCTGGGCCACTTTGGGATCCAGCGAGACAATCCTGATTACTACGCACTTGAAGTCATGAACCGGATCTTTGGAATGGGCGGGTTCGCCTCAAGGCTGTTCAAGAATATCCGTTCCAACAAGGGACTCACCTACGGTGTGTATGGAGGAGTTGACTGGGAATACACCCATCGCGGCTCCTTCTTTGTATCCACCTTTACGATGTCTCCCAAAACCGTGGACGCGATCAATGCCGTAATCGCGGAAATCCGTGACATCAAAACCAACGGTGTAACCCAGGAAGAGCTGGATAAGGCGAAAAAGGCTTTTTTTGAAAAGTTCGTCTTCAACTTTGATACGGCCGGTAAGCTTATCGGACGTCTGCAGTCCTATGCCTTTTACGGCATGCCGATGAACAGCCTTGATGTTCTTCGCGAAAAGATCAAAGCCGTCACCGTGGAGGATGTCAACAAGGTGGCCGCGAAGTATCTCGATCCCGACAACCTTCTGATCTACGTCGTTGGAAACAAGGACGAGATCGATCCCTCCCTCTCCGAGCTGGGTGAGGTCAAGGAAGTGGATATCACGATCCCCGCTCCGAAGGGAGAGGAAGCTCCCGAAGCGACGGAAGCCGATCTGGACAAGGGACGTGCACTGATGACCCGTGCCCTGAAGGCTCACGGGGGAGATGCCGTCCTGAAGGTAACGGGAAAAGAGGTAGAGGAAGAGCTCACCATGGATATGGGAGGACAGCAGTTTACCCTCACTACGGTTGCCAAGATGGTCCTTCCCGATAAGATCCACGTTACCGTGACCATGCCCTTCGGAACCATTGAGCAGGCTTACGATGGAACGACGGCATGGGTAAAGACACCCCAGGGTGTCCAACCCTATCCGGCCGAAGAGTTCAAAGATGAAATCATGAAGGAATTCTTCAACCTTCTCAATGCTGTGAAGAATCCTGATGTGACCTTCCAGTATGCAGGAACGGAATCCCTCGGAGACAAAACCGTGGATGCCGTCTTCGTGAAAAAGGGAGAAGCGCAGTTTAAAATTTTCCTGGACACGAAAGACCACTCCATTGCTGGAATGAAGTATCAGGGAAAGACCCAGATGGGGCCTGCTGAAATGGTTCAGGCTTACACAGATTATCAGACTGTGGACGGCGTAGTATACCCGGCTTCCTATACCGTGACGGCGAATGGTGAGCCCTATATCACGTCAAAGGTGCTGAAAGTTGTTCTCAGTCCGACCCTTGACGCTTCCATCTTTGCCATGCCGGGGGCGGCCGAGTGAGTCTGATTGAACGGATCCAGGAAGCCCTGAGGGCGGAGGGAGTTGACGGATGGCTTCTCTTTGATTTTCATCACAGGGATCCCCTGTCGTACCGGGTTCTCCAGCTTCCCATGGAAACGATGACAACCCGGAGATGGTTTTACTTTATCCCCGCATCTGGAGAGCCCCTCCGTCTGGTTCATGCCGTGGAGAAAACCAAGCTGGATGCTCTTCCCGGGAAAAAGATTGTCTATCGGGCGTGGAAAGAACTTCACCGTCTGCTTGCCGAGACATTGGGATCATGCCGAATCCTCGCAATGAATATGTCTCCCATGAACCACATTCCCTATGTCTCCCTGGCTGATGCAGGAACCGTGGAACTGGTTCGATCCTTTGGCCCGGAAGTAAAGTCATCTGCGAACCTGATCCAGGCATTTGAAGCCGTGATTCCCGAATCGGGGTATCAACTGCACCTTGAGGCCGGGCGCAAGGTTCATGCCATCAAGGATGAAGCCTTTTCCCTGATTGAATCAATGATCCGGAAAGGAGAATCGATCACGGAGTATGAAGTTCAGCAATTCATTGTGAAACGATTCTCTGACGAAGGCCTCACCTGTGATGGAGATGAACCCATTGTGGGTGTGAATGAACATCCTGCGGATCCGCACTTTATGCCAACCCCGGAAAATTCCTACGCGATCAAGAAAGGGGATACCCTTCTTATCGACCTATGGGCCCGGCTTGATCGTCCGGATGGCATTTACCACGATATTACCTGGTGTGGATATCTGGGCTCAACTCCACCGGACGAGTATGAACGTATTTTTGACACGGTTGTGAAGGCCCGGGATCGAGCGGTCATGTTCGCGCGGGAACGATTCTCCGGAGGAGTGGGGGTTCATGGATGGGAAGTCGATGATGCCTGCCGGGAGGTTGTATCCGGGGCAGGGTACGGAGACTTCTTTGTCCATCGAACCGGCCACTCCATTGGACGGGAAGTGCACGGAAACGGTGTCAATATTGACAACCTCGAAACCAAGGACGAACGTCCTCTTGTTCCCGGGATCTGCTTTTCCGTGGAACCGGGAATTTACCTGGAAGGGAAGATGGCGGTTCGAACCGAAGTTGACGTCTTTGTCACGCATGACAACCGGGTTGAGGTTACCGGGCCTTCCCAGGAAAAACTTCTACTGTTAAACGTAGACTAAGTGCTTCGGGGGGCGGATTTTCCGCCCCCCTTTTTTTGAACTCCCCCCTGTATGGTTGTACAATAAGATGATGGATGGCTTTTTTGAGCTCTTGAAAAGTCGATCCGAAAGGCAGGAAATTCCATGGATGTTGTAAATGTCTTTATTGTTGATGACGATCCCGATATCCTGCGCTATCTGCGCGCAGTTCTGGAAGGGCAGGGGTACACCGTCCGAACCGCACAATCGGGGGAAGAAGCCCTGAATGCGCTGGAGCAGTTTCTGCCGGAAATCATCATTTCCGATGTGCAGATGGGGGGTATGTCCGGATACGAGCTCTGCAGGCGAATCCGATCCCTGGGCCATGATGCGATTCCCTTCTTCTTCTGTACCGTTCTTGGAAGTCAGCCCGAGAGAATTCAGGGGTTGAAGGTGGGAGCAGATGAGTATCTTGTCAAACCGGTGGACCCGGAAGAGCTCGTTCTTCGCGTGGGCCGTCATATCGAAAAAGTCCGCAGAATCAGGGCCATGGCGGACATTGTAAAAGATCGCGAAAGCCTGGGGATCATAACGGGAACAATCGGGGATGTGACGATACCCGACCTGCTTCAGCTCGTAAACTATTTAAACCTTGATGAAATCTGCCTTCACATCGAGACTCCGCAAGGAGAATGGGGGAAAATATTCCTCGCCAGGAAACATCTCCTTCACGCGGAAACCGAAAACCTAACAGGGAAAAAAGCCTTTTTTACCATGATGGGATGGACGGCCGGATCCTTTAAGGTTGAACCGAAAATCTTTCTCGATGAACCGACCATGGATGACTCCCTGGGCTCCGCCCTGATGTCCAGCATCACCCAGCTGGATGAGTGTGAAGTTCTCCTGAATCACATTACAGAGGGCGGGAATGTCCTGGAAGTTACCCCGGATCACGGGATTGATTTGCCTCCATCCGGATCGACTATGCAAAAGATGCTGGATCTTGTTGAGAAACATGGTCAGATCGGGACAGTCATTGCCATGAGTTCTCTGACCGAACTCGAATCCCTCCGTGCCCTGTGCCAGCTTCTGGATG is a window of Thermoanaerobaculia bacterium DNA encoding:
- the nadB gene encoding L-aspartate oxidase, whose product is MVNLKNRCIYDVIVLGTGISGLTTALTLGRHGLNVLCVTKNSDPLATNSVMAQGGIIFRGSGDSSALLAQDIMHAGADICHRPAVDFLAKHGPDVVESLLIRDLKVPFDTENGGHLHLTSEGAHSCPRIIHVADYTGKAIEQVMLNAVKNHPNIDLVTDLTAIDLLTIRHHSTSYEFKYNLENECVGVYLFHNGTREVIAAFSNAVVLATGGCGHLYSHTTNWPGSIGQGMVMASRAGAYLLNTEYVQFHPTALYRTGADRFLISESLRGEGARLINLSGEPFMERYDPELQDLAPRDVVARAILEEMTLRGEECVLLDLASHYKGSISIQERFPTIYRECQKYGIDISREPIPVVPAAHYFCGGVLSNTEGQTTIRRLYAVGEVSCTGIHGANRLASSSLLEGLTWGYYTALSIGKTLAQGRRLSRRILETIPDWIPSGQRDDEDPALILQDWTRIRSTMWNYAGITRTKERLERAVADLGDLSKRLTLFYHESLISKPIIELFQGTMAAQIITEAALRNTRSRGAHYRKS
- the nadC gene encoding carboxylating nicotinate-nucleotide diphosphorylase — protein: MSQKFALLESLESLLPLAFGEDMPDITAEATCHPGDNIVARIVAKQPGVICGLPLLPYIFTYRMASISVAPQAKDGEVVQTDQAIAVVEGSGTGILSAERVALNFLQHLSGIATLTRKFVTTMQAQNVTLLDTRKTTPGWRLLEKYAVRVGGGKNHRMGAYDEYLIKENHVRVSGGIDKAIQAVKDHRGSNKKPLVVEVTNMEELKLALTMGVDRIMLDNFDLETMKQAVSLTRGKVPLEVSGGVNLQTVRAIASTGIQFISVGALTHSAPILDLSLQVSTLEFMQKNSGK
- a CDS encoding pitrilysin family protein — protein: MRRILFVFALLLMGSLLIAGAFQEMEQSVTEFTLDNGLKVILFENHQAPVISMVTYVNVGSANEKPGITGIAHIFEHMAFKGTHNIGTSDPAKEMEAMKKVDEAFYAWKAEYDKGDLKDSAKLDELKSTLEEAKKNAKEYVVSNEFNELVEREGCSGLNAYTSWDNTAYFYNFPSNKLELWAYMESERFLNPRLREFYSEKDVVMEERRMRTESSPTGRMIEEFIAMAYIAHPYHNPVVGWMSDLMTITRAEAQNWYENYYQPNNMVVAIAGDVFPREARPIIEKWFGRLPTRPTPEPVETVEPPQRGERREIMEDPSQPFAIIGYHKGDFNHPDESVFNAITDIMGNGRTSRLYKRLVRDDKIALAAGAFTGIPGQKFPGLFIFYGLPMQGHTNDEVESVMYEEIEKMKNEPVSDEELNRVKTRAKGDFLRELQSNSGVAHQLAFYQTITGDWRDMFSELEQIDKVTKDDIMRVAKEYFTRTNRTVVFLQPAKDGGES
- a CDS encoding pitrilysin family protein; this encodes MRRVLLFAFITLMAFSLLAVVPQEFTKLSDNAPELRPLKTPDVQQITLKNGLRIMLVEDHRLPLVSGRLMYRGGSVFDPADKAGLAGIATEVMRTGGTEAVTGDDLSEMLESMSASVEAFASSESAYVSFNCLSENFTQVLDIFRDIVLNPAFREDKIQLAKDQIKSAISRRNDEAQEILSREFPRLLYGKDNPYVAIEEYATVDAITRDDLVAYHQRFFFPSNGILAIWGDIDAKAVAKTLKESFKGWEDNGRKVASYPKMKYDLTPGVYFSHKDGVNQSYIELGHFGIQRDNPDYYALEVMNRIFGMGGFASRLFKNIRSNKGLTYGVYGGVDWEYTHRGSFFVSTFTMSPKTVDAINAVIAEIRDIKTNGVTQEELDKAKKAFFEKFVFNFDTAGKLIGRLQSYAFYGMPMNSLDVLREKIKAVTVEDVNKVAAKYLDPDNLLIYVVGNKDEIDPSLSELGEVKEVDITIPAPKGEEAPEATEADLDKGRALMTRALKAHGGDAVLKVTGKEVEEELTMDMGGQQFTLTTVAKMVLPDKIHVTVTMPFGTIEQAYDGTTAWVKTPQGVQPYPAEEFKDEIMKEFFNLLNAVKNPDVTFQYAGTESLGDKTVDAVFVKKGEAQFKIFLDTKDHSIAGMKYQGKTQMGPAEMVQAYTDYQTVDGVVYPASYTVTANGEPYITSKVLKVVLSPTLDASIFAMPGAAE
- a CDS encoding M24 family metallopeptidase; amino-acid sequence: MSLIERIQEALRAEGVDGWLLFDFHHRDPLSYRVLQLPMETMTTRRWFYFIPASGEPLRLVHAVEKTKLDALPGKKIVYRAWKELHRLLAETLGSCRILAMNMSPMNHIPYVSLADAGTVELVRSFGPEVKSSANLIQAFEAVIPESGYQLHLEAGRKVHAIKDEAFSLIESMIRKGESITEYEVQQFIVKRFSDEGLTCDGDEPIVGVNEHPADPHFMPTPENSYAIKKGDTLLIDLWARLDRPDGIYHDITWCGYLGSTPPDEYERIFDTVVKARDRAVMFARERFSGGVGVHGWEVDDACREVVSGAGYGDFFVHRTGHSIGREVHGNGVNIDNLETKDERPLVPGICFSVEPGIYLEGKMAVRTEVDVFVTHDNRVEVTGPSQEKLLLLNVD
- a CDS encoding response regulator, which encodes MDVVNVFIVDDDPDILRYLRAVLEGQGYTVRTAQSGEEALNALEQFLPEIIISDVQMGGMSGYELCRRIRSLGHDAIPFFFCTVLGSQPERIQGLKVGADEYLVKPVDPEELVLRVGRHIEKVRRIRAMADIVKDRESLGIITGTIGDVTIPDLLQLVNYLNLDEICLHIETPQGEWGKIFLARKHLLHAETENLTGKKAFFTMMGWTAGSFKVEPKIFLDEPTMDDSLGSALMSSITQLDECEVLLNHITEGGNVLEVTPDHGIDLPPSGSTMQKMLDLVEKHGQIGTVIAMSSLTELESLRALCQLLDAGIIHHLQTSES